CTGGAACCGCTGTTTGAAAAGATGGGCAAGCCCAAGCCGGGCGAGTGGCTCGACCGATTCAAAGAGCCCGGGCAGACGTTCGACGAGTACCTGCGATGCAACCCCGTTCTGCCCCGCGGCCGGCGCAGCGTGCTATACATTCAGCCACTGGGCGACTTCACGGCCGGACAGCGCCGCGTGGTCGAGTTGACCGGTCAATTCAGCGGGTTGTACTTCAACCTGCCGGTGACGTTCAGCAAGGACCTGCCGCTTTCGGTGATTCCAGCCAAGGCCCAGCGCGTGCATCCGTCATGGGGCGACCGCCAGGTCCTCAGCACCTACGTGCTCGATCCGGTTCTGGCGACGCGGCTGCCGCAAGATGCCGCCGCCTACATCGCCTTCACCGCCAGCGACCTGTGGCCGGGCGAGGGGTGGAACTTCGTTTTCGGCCAGGCGTCGCTGAGCCAGCGCGTCGGCGTGTGGTCGATCTACCGCAATGGAGACGCCGACAAAGACCAAAGCTTCCGCCTGTGTCTGCTGCGAACGATGAAAACGGCAGTGCATGAAAGCGGCCACATGTTCTCGATCCTGCACTGCACGGCATACTACTGCTGCATGAGCGGCTGTAACAATCAGCAGGAATCCGACGCCCACCCGCTGGCCCTGTGCCCGCAGTGCCTGGCCAAAG
The sequence above is a segment of the Planctomycetaceae bacterium genome. Coding sequences within it:
- a CDS encoding archaemetzincin encodes the protein MENAFGVTNVNTGKHWAVWFIMLTVTLGAVAVMVAVKAHRLDGTAASLPAATNARPTPSPTSRPIPQSRPSPPPTAAQLKKMIPLLEPLFEKMGKPKPGEWLDRFKEPGQTFDEYLRCNPVLPRGRRSVLYIQPLGDFTAGQRRVVELTGQFSGLYFNLPVTFSKDLPLSVIPAKAQRVHPSWGDRQVLSTYVLDPVLATRLPQDAAAYIAFTASDLWPGEGWNFVFGQASLSQRVGVWSIYRNGDADKDQSFRLCLLRTMKTAVHESGHMFSILHCTAYYCCMSGCNNQQESDAHPLALCPQCLAKVCWATQTWPGPRYKALADFCRANGLKEQADFYDKCRLAVAK